From a single Planctomycetota bacterium genomic region:
- a CDS encoding 4-hydroxy-3-methylbut-2-enyl diphosphate reductase, whose product AEQGYRVVVAGEAAHPEVRAILGHAPSAVVVGRVAELTALDLGGRVALVAQTTFSPERFREMAAALIGRDLPEVRVVNTICAATVDRQRAAAQLAERVDVMIVLGGRNSANTNRLAELCRAHGVETYHLEHAGEVRAEHLRGRRRVGIAAGASTPHWIIEAASERIRGLQSRKQ is encoded by the coding sequence GCGGAGCAAGGATACCGCGTGGTCGTCGCCGGCGAGGCCGCCCATCCGGAGGTCCGGGCGATCCTCGGCCACGCGCCGAGCGCCGTCGTCGTCGGCCGCGTGGCGGAACTGACGGCCCTGGACCTCGGGGGGCGGGTGGCCCTGGTGGCCCAGACGACGTTCTCTCCGGAGCGGTTTCGGGAGATGGCGGCCGCGCTGATCGGCCGCGACCTCCCCGAGGTCCGCGTGGTCAACACGATTTGTGCGGCGACGGTGGACCGTCAGCGGGCGGCGGCGCAATTGGCGGAGCGGGTGGACGTCATGATCGTCCTCGGAGGCCGCAACAGCGCCAACACCAACCGCCTGGCCGAACTGTGCCGGGCCCATGGCGTGGAGACGTACCACCTGGAGCATGCCGGGGAGGTCCGGGCGGAGCATCTGCGAGGCCGGCGGCGGGTGGGGATAGCGGCGGGGGCCTCGACCCCGCACTGGATTATCGAGGCGGCCTCGGAGCGGATTAGAGGCTTGCAATCCCGGAAGCAATAG